The proteins below come from a single Salinilacihabitans rarus genomic window:
- a CDS encoding SDR family NAD(P)-dependent oxidoreductase: MTTERFRVDGEVAIVTGSSSGIGRAIAERFAADGVDVVVCSREQGNVDPVAEGIEESDAPGDALAVECDVTDREAVDALVEATVEEFGGLDVLVNNAGASFMANFDDISPNGWETIVDINLTGTYHCTNAAGEHLKEGGGIVVNLSSVAGVQGAPYMSHYAAAKSGVNALTSSLAFEWAPEGVRVNCIAPGFVATEGVEDQMGVSAEEVDRETVDRRMGTVEEIADLAQFLASPASSYLVGETIEAAGKPAIMEEPTA, encoded by the coding sequence GTGACGACGGAACGGTTTCGCGTCGACGGCGAGGTCGCCATCGTCACCGGATCGTCGAGCGGGATCGGCCGGGCCATCGCCGAACGGTTCGCGGCCGACGGCGTCGACGTCGTCGTCTGCTCGCGCGAGCAGGGGAACGTCGACCCGGTCGCCGAGGGAATCGAGGAGAGCGACGCGCCCGGCGACGCCCTGGCCGTCGAGTGTGACGTCACCGACCGCGAGGCGGTCGACGCGCTCGTCGAGGCCACCGTCGAGGAGTTCGGCGGCCTCGACGTGCTCGTCAACAACGCGGGGGCGTCGTTCATGGCGAACTTCGACGACATCAGCCCGAACGGCTGGGAGACCATCGTCGACATCAACCTCACCGGCACCTACCACTGCACCAACGCCGCCGGCGAGCACCTCAAGGAGGGCGGCGGGATCGTCGTCAACCTCTCGAGCGTCGCCGGCGTCCAGGGCGCGCCGTACATGAGCCACTACGCCGCGGCGAAGTCGGGGGTCAACGCCCTCACGTCGTCGCTGGCGTTCGAGTGGGCGCCCGAGGGCGTCCGGGTCAACTGCATCGCGCCCGGTTTCGTCGCCACGGAGGGCGTCGAGGACCAGATGGGCGTCTCCGCCGAGGAGGTCGACCGCGAGACGGTCGACCGCCGGATGGGCACCGTCGAGGAGATCGCCGACCTCGCGCAGTTCCTCGCGAGTCCGGCCTCGTCGTACCTCGTCGGCGAGACGATCGAAGCCGCGGGCAAGCCCGCGATCATGGAGGAGCCGACGGCATGA
- a CDS encoding TIGR04024 family LLM class F420-dependent oxidoreductase produces the protein MTDRTLHLPVAAQPSVESLVDLARLGEDCGYERAWLPETWGRDAVTVLTRIAAETDEIGIGPSIANVYSRSPALLAQTAVTLQEVADGRLRMGIGPSGPAVVEGWHGIDFDRPLRRTREYLDVMRAAMSGETLNYDGQIFSLAGFRLRCDPPEEPVPIDAAGMGPKSVELAGRFADGWHATVFTPEGLEERLDDLRRGIDLGDRDPDEVRTTLSLTACALEDGERARELCRQHLAFYVGAMGTYYRESLARQGYEEEANAIAAAWASGDQEKALDLIPEALLDDLGAAGTPERAREELRKFEEIDGLDAIAVGFPRGASPAEVEETIEALAPDR, from the coding sequence ATGACGGACCGAACGCTTCACCTGCCGGTCGCCGCCCAGCCGTCGGTCGAGTCGCTCGTCGACCTCGCCCGCCTCGGCGAGGACTGTGGCTACGAGCGCGCGTGGCTCCCCGAGACGTGGGGCCGCGACGCCGTCACCGTCCTCACGCGGATCGCCGCCGAGACCGACGAGATCGGGATCGGCCCGAGCATCGCCAACGTCTACTCGCGGTCGCCGGCGCTGCTGGCCCAGACCGCCGTCACCCTCCAGGAGGTGGCCGACGGCCGCCTCCGGATGGGGATCGGCCCCAGCGGCCCCGCGGTGGTCGAGGGCTGGCACGGCATCGATTTCGACCGGCCGCTCCGGCGGACCCGCGAGTACCTCGACGTCATGCGGGCGGCGATGTCGGGCGAGACGCTCAACTACGACGGCCAGATCTTCTCGCTTGCGGGCTTTCGCCTGCGCTGTGACCCGCCCGAGGAACCCGTCCCGATCGACGCCGCGGGGATGGGGCCGAAGTCGGTCGAACTCGCCGGGCGCTTCGCCGACGGCTGGCACGCCACCGTCTTCACCCCCGAGGGACTGGAGGAGCGCCTCGATGACCTGCGCCGCGGGATCGACCTCGGCGACCGCGACCCCGACGAGGTCCGGACGACGCTCTCGCTGACCGCCTGCGCGCTGGAGGACGGCGAGCGCGCCCGCGAACTCTGTCGCCAGCACCTCGCGTTCTACGTCGGCGCGATGGGCACCTACTACCGCGAGTCCCTCGCCAGACAGGGCTACGAGGAGGAAGCCAACGCCATCGCCGCGGCGTGGGCCAGCGGCGACCAGGAGAAGGCACTGGACCTGATCCCGGAGGCGTTGCTCGACGACCTCGGCGCCGCGGGGACGCCCGAGCGCGCCCGCGAGGAACTGCGGAAGTTCGAGGAGATCGACGGCCTCGACGCGATCGCCGTCGGCTTCCCCCGCGGGGCCTCGCCCGCGGAGGTCGAGGAGACGATCGAGGCGCTCGCGCCCGACCGCTGA
- a CDS encoding 6-hydroxymethylpterin diphosphokinase MptE-like protein, translating into MEFDEWEPVYEAILDDFGFDRRADERARDVLAALAEPFDLDRLAGVRDATVAVAGAGPSLESADALARAREADVVLAASTAADVLEARDVGVDCMVTDLDKNPDTVRAFTARNTPVAVHAHGDNVPAVREVVPDCDLQSLLPTTQAAPRGPVCNFGGFTDGDRAAFLADHLGAAELVFVGWDLDDPSVDPVKARKLAWAERLLYWLERRRGERFAVLDGRRDGIEPP; encoded by the coding sequence ATGGAGTTCGACGAGTGGGAGCCGGTCTACGAGGCCATCCTCGACGACTTCGGGTTCGACAGGCGGGCAGACGAGCGCGCGCGGGACGTCCTCGCCGCCCTCGCGGAGCCGTTCGACCTCGACCGCCTCGCCGGCGTCCGCGACGCGACGGTCGCGGTCGCCGGCGCGGGACCGTCGCTCGAATCCGCGGACGCGCTCGCTCGCGCCCGCGAGGCGGACGTCGTCCTCGCGGCGTCGACGGCGGCCGACGTCCTCGAAGCCCGCGACGTCGGCGTCGACTGCATGGTGACCGACCTCGACAAGAACCCCGACACGGTCCGGGCGTTCACGGCCCGCAACACGCCCGTCGCGGTCCACGCCCACGGCGACAACGTCCCCGCGGTCCGCGAGGTCGTCCCCGACTGCGACCTCCAGTCTCTCCTGCCGACGACGCAGGCCGCCCCCCGCGGCCCGGTCTGCAACTTCGGCGGGTTCACCGACGGCGACCGGGCGGCGTTTCTGGCCGACCACCTCGGCGCCGCCGAACTGGTCTTCGTCGGCTGGGACCTCGACGACCCGTCGGTCGACCCGGTGAAGGCGCGAAAACTGGCGTGGGCCGAGCGACTGCTGTACTGGCTCGAACGCCGCCGCGGCGAGCGGTTCGCCGTCCTCGACGGCCGCCGCGACGGGATCGAACCGCCGTGA
- the folP gene encoding dihydropteroate synthase, whose product MDSVDAAGLGIGDEYPPRIMGVLNVSEESPYDPSVYDDPGEAARYVDEELIGEGADVVDVGIESANKRFEVLSAEEELDRLDVAVETIESVSGDAVFSIETRYAAVADEALSRGFDIVNDVCGFADPKMPTVCADHDAAVVKMASPPDLQRPGAVEETDWAARKSPDWASGADYVDMVYEALKQNGLTEKTIVDPAFGGWSEAKTLDHDRETLRRLREFRALGRPMLVSINRKNFLGEVAGRETDERLPVSLAATSLAVERGAHVIRTHDVAETRDAALIGAAFAERAPGGRDGVAVSRLEAGSSRELRAHLRERGVDSDLAADWVHHALEIDGLSADARAELSRLAPERGAAVVADDGRALLIGSTASLARLADRLAGETDDLAVVGDEIARIT is encoded by the coding sequence ATGGACAGCGTCGACGCGGCCGGACTCGGCATCGGTGACGAGTACCCGCCCCGGATCATGGGCGTGTTGAACGTCAGCGAGGAGTCCCCCTACGACCCGAGCGTCTACGACGACCCGGGCGAGGCGGCCCGCTACGTCGACGAGGAACTGATCGGCGAGGGCGCGGACGTCGTCGACGTCGGCATCGAGTCGGCGAACAAGCGCTTCGAGGTCCTCTCGGCCGAGGAGGAACTCGACCGCCTCGACGTCGCCGTCGAGACGATCGAGAGCGTCTCCGGCGACGCCGTCTTCTCCATCGAGACCCGCTACGCGGCGGTCGCCGACGAGGCGCTCTCGCGGGGGTTCGACATCGTCAACGACGTCTGTGGCTTCGCCGACCCGAAGATGCCGACCGTCTGTGCCGACCACGACGCCGCGGTCGTCAAGATGGCGAGTCCGCCGGACCTGCAGCGACCGGGCGCCGTCGAGGAGACCGACTGGGCCGCCCGGAAGTCGCCCGACTGGGCCTCCGGGGCCGACTACGTCGACATGGTCTACGAGGCGCTCAAGCAAAACGGCCTCACGGAGAAGACGATCGTCGACCCCGCGTTCGGCGGCTGGAGCGAGGCGAAGACGCTCGACCACGACCGCGAGACGCTCCGCCGCCTGCGGGAGTTCCGCGCGCTCGGCCGGCCGATGCTGGTCTCGATCAACCGGAAGAACTTCCTCGGCGAGGTCGCCGGCCGGGAGACCGACGAGCGCCTCCCCGTGAGCCTCGCGGCGACGTCGCTGGCCGTCGAGCGCGGCGCGCACGTGATCCGGACCCACGACGTCGCCGAGACCCGCGACGCCGCCCTGATCGGCGCCGCCTTCGCCGAGCGCGCTCCCGGGGGCCGCGACGGGGTCGCCGTCTCGCGGCTCGAAGCCGGGTCGAGCCGCGAACTGCGCGCGCACCTCCGCGAGCGCGGGGTCGACTCCGACCTCGCGGCCGACTGGGTCCACCACGCCCTCGAAATCGACGGCCTGAGCGCGGACGCGCGGGCGGAACTCTCGCGGCTGGCCCCCGAGCGCGGGGCGGCCGTCGTCGCCGACGACGGGCGGGCGCTGCTGATCGGGTCGACCGCCTCGCTCGCCCGACTGGCCGACCGACTGGCGGGCGAGACCGACGATCTCGCCGTCGTCGGCGACGAGATCGCGCGTATTACGTAA
- a CDS encoding RNA methyltransferase, whose protein sequence is MSEDAPSRRAPPAVAVVDAKTPGNVGTIARAMKNFGFEDLLLVDPPELDPDGEAYGFAGHAREDVLPNATEVTFDQLVESYHTIGCTAVTNEDDRNHVRFPYSTPADLAERLPTVEAPTALVFGRERVGLTNEELARIDEICSIPASAEYPVLNLGQAATVTLYELRTLTLDPDETQLPDVERVRAPEPLVDRLYEEWERLLDELNHPEEKREKTMRMIRRVYGRADPTEREVNTFLGLLRRAIERPDRK, encoded by the coding sequence ATGAGCGAGGACGCGCCCTCCCGCCGGGCCCCGCCGGCGGTCGCCGTCGTCGACGCGAAGACGCCGGGCAACGTCGGGACCATCGCCCGCGCGATGAAGAACTTCGGCTTCGAGGACCTGCTGCTCGTCGACCCGCCGGAACTCGATCCCGACGGCGAGGCCTACGGCTTCGCCGGCCACGCCCGCGAGGACGTCCTCCCGAACGCGACCGAGGTGACGTTCGACCAGTTGGTCGAGAGCTACCACACGATCGGCTGTACGGCCGTCACGAACGAGGACGACCGCAACCACGTCCGCTTTCCCTACTCGACGCCGGCCGACCTCGCCGAGCGCCTGCCGACCGTCGAGGCGCCCACCGCGCTCGTCTTCGGCCGCGAGCGCGTCGGCCTCACCAACGAGGAACTCGCCCGCATCGACGAGATCTGCTCGATCCCCGCCAGCGCCGAGTACCCCGTGCTCAACCTCGGGCAGGCCGCGACCGTCACCCTCTACGAACTCCGGACGCTCACCCTCGACCCGGACGAGACCCAGTTGCCCGACGTCGAGCGCGTCCGCGCGCCCGAACCGCTCGTCGACCGCCTGTACGAGGAGTGGGAGCGCCTCCTCGACGAACTGAACCATCCCGAGGAGAAACGCGAGAAGACGATGCGGATGATCCGGCGGGTCTACGGCCGGGCGGACCCCACCGAGCGCGAGGTGAACACGTTCCTCGGACTGCTCCGGCGCGCGATCGAGCGACCGGACCGGAAGTGA
- the gatE gene encoding Glu-tRNA(Gln) amidotransferase subunit GatE: MTGYDYDELGLVAGLEIHQQLDTATKLFCGCPTELREPEAASRRFTRYLHPTRSELGEIDEAALEESRVDREFEYLAYDTTCLVEADDEPPHRLDEEAIETTLEIAQLLDMAVVDQAHVMRKIVVDGSNTSGFQRSTLIATDGAIETSDGEVGVEDLLLEEESAKRVEETDDGVRYGLDRLGVPLVEIGTSPDIRSPEQAREAAERIGMLLRSTGKVRRGLGTIRQDVNVSIADGARVEIKGVQALDDIDDIVRTEVGRQVELVDIAGELRDREASVGEPRDVTEVFADTDSGVIRGALDSGGAVTAVLLSGFDGLVGREIAPDRRLGTELSDHAKRHGAGGIFHTDELPAYGVTAGEVEALREAVDAGPEDAVAIVAAGTEVAERAIEAVAERAAVAVEGVPEETRGANDDGTTRYLRPLPGAARMYPETDVPPVEPDPSDVPEPELLTEKVDRYAAEYDLDEGLAEQVAYGEYMPVFEDVVADGIDPTLAATTLESTLTELRRDDVPVENLTDDHLAASLHLVDDGEVPKEAVGDLLSALAEEPALAPAEAVEREDLGGVSEDEVRETVVEVVERNEAQVEDEGMQAFSGLMGECMGALRGKAEGDLVSRLLREEIQKRA, encoded by the coding sequence ATGACCGGGTACGACTACGACGAACTCGGACTCGTCGCCGGGCTGGAGATCCACCAGCAACTCGACACGGCGACGAAGCTGTTCTGTGGCTGTCCGACCGAGTTGCGCGAACCGGAGGCGGCGTCGCGTCGGTTCACCCGTTACCTCCACCCGACGCGCAGCGAACTCGGCGAGATCGACGAGGCCGCCCTGGAGGAGAGCCGGGTCGACCGCGAGTTCGAGTACCTCGCGTACGACACGACGTGTCTCGTCGAGGCGGACGACGAACCGCCCCACCGACTCGACGAGGAGGCCATCGAAACCACCCTCGAGATCGCCCAGTTGCTCGACATGGCGGTCGTCGATCAGGCCCACGTCATGCGCAAGATCGTCGTCGACGGCTCGAACACCTCGGGGTTCCAGCGGTCGACGCTGATCGCGACCGACGGCGCGATCGAGACGAGCGACGGCGAGGTCGGCGTCGAGGACCTGCTGCTCGAAGAGGAAAGCGCAAAGCGCGTCGAGGAGACCGACGACGGGGTGCGGTACGGTCTGGACCGACTCGGCGTCCCGCTGGTCGAGATCGGTACCAGTCCCGACATCCGCTCGCCCGAACAGGCCCGCGAGGCGGCCGAACGGATCGGGATGCTGCTGCGCTCGACGGGGAAGGTCAGGCGCGGCCTCGGGACGATCCGCCAGGACGTCAACGTCTCGATCGCCGACGGCGCCCGCGTCGAGATCAAGGGCGTCCAGGCACTCGACGACATCGACGACATCGTCCGCACCGAGGTCGGCCGGCAGGTCGAACTCGTCGATATCGCCGGCGAGTTGCGCGACCGCGAGGCGTCGGTCGGCGAACCCCGGGACGTCACCGAGGTCTTCGCGGACACCGACAGCGGCGTCATCCGCGGCGCGCTGGACTCGGGCGGGGCCGTGACCGCGGTCCTCCTCTCCGGCTTCGACGGCCTCGTCGGCCGCGAGATCGCTCCCGACCGCCGCCTCGGAACCGAACTCTCCGACCACGCCAAGCGCCACGGAGCGGGCGGCATCTTCCACACCGACGAACTGCCGGCCTACGGCGTCACCGCGGGGGAAGTCGAGGCGCTCCGGGAGGCCGTCGACGCCGGCCCCGAGGACGCCGTCGCCATCGTCGCCGCCGGGACGGAGGTCGCCGAACGCGCTATCGAGGCCGTCGCCGAGCGCGCCGCGGTCGCCGTCGAGGGCGTCCCCGAGGAGACCCGCGGCGCGAACGACGACGGGACGACCCGCTACCTGCGGCCGCTGCCGGGCGCCGCGCGGATGTACCCCGAGACGGACGTCCCGCCGGTCGAACCCGACCCGAGCGACGTCCCCGAACCCGAACTCCTGACCGAGAAGGTCGACCGCTACGCGGCCGAGTACGACCTCGACGAGGGGCTGGCCGAGCAGGTCGCCTACGGGGAATACATGCCGGTCTTCGAGGACGTCGTCGCCGACGGGATCGACCCGACGCTCGCGGCGACGACCCTCGAATCGACGCTCACGGAACTGCGCCGCGACGACGTCCCGGTGGAGAACCTCACCGACGACCACCTCGCGGCGAGCCTGCACCTCGTCGACGACGGCGAGGTTCCGAAGGAGGCCGTCGGCGACCTGCTCTCGGCGCTGGCCGAGGAGCCAGCGCTCGCCCCCGCGGAGGCGGTCGAACGCGAGGACCTCGGCGGCGTCTCCGAGGACGAGGTCCGCGAGACCGTCGTCGAGGTCGTCGAGCGCAACGAGGCGCAGGTCGAAGACGAAGGGATGCAGGCGTTCTCCGGGCTCATGGGCGAGTGCATGGGCGCGCTCCGCGGGAAGGCGGAGGGCGACCTCGTGAGCCGGTTGCTTCGCGAGGAGATCCAGAAGCGCGCCTGA
- a CDS encoding cupredoxin domain-containing protein — protein MRTDDRSRRRVLEFLGAWAALAGVSGVATAQDDEDEADDEDDRLPIVLGGRREYWFGIAPEEIEGEENPTLELEAGEEYDVVWINLDGLPHVAVIETEDGEETTITEESETPGEAVSTTVEVPDDVVEYFCGFHPESMRGEVEVNGGFDLSRDGGDGGDGGDGGDGGDGGDGDDGDIDY, from the coding sequence ATGCGCACCGACGATCGATCCCGGCGGCGCGTGCTCGAATTCCTCGGCGCGTGGGCCGCCCTCGCGGGCGTCTCCGGCGTCGCGACGGCACAGGACGACGAGGACGAGGCGGACGACGAAGACGACCGCCTCCCCATCGTACTCGGGGGCAGGCGGGAGTACTGGTTCGGCATCGCCCCCGAGGAGATCGAGGGCGAGGAGAACCCGACGCTCGAACTCGAAGCCGGCGAGGAGTACGACGTCGTCTGGATCAACCTCGACGGACTCCCGCACGTGGCGGTAATCGAGACCGAAGACGGCGAGGAAACCACGATCACCGAGGAGTCGGAGACGCCGGGCGAGGCGGTGTCGACCACCGTCGAGGTGCCGGACGACGTGGTCGAGTACTTCTGTGGGTTCCACCCCGAGTCGATGCGCGGCGAGGTCGAGGTGAACGGCGGCTTCGATCTCTCGCGGGACGGCGGCGACGGCGGCGACGGCGGCGACGGTGGCGACGGCGGCGACGGTGGTGACGGAGACGACGGCGACATCGACTACTGA
- a CDS encoding heme ABC transporter ATP-binding protein: MTGETDAGDDALGARIDVEDVVVSFGDVPVLDGVSLAVEPGEFVGLIGPNGAGKTTLLRTLSGAVSPAAGRVAVDGVDLHDRSSRASSRLVSVVPQDTTLSFSFDVRSVVEMGRYPHRSRFSGPTPTDRERVDRALERTGTVDLADRPIDAVSGGERQRVLLARALAQDAPIMLLDEPTASLDVNHQVETLELVRDLVDEGRTVVAAIHDLELAARYCDRLVALADGAVLDAGAPASVLTSETLAAAFDATAAVTSNPVTGTPTVTALAGGASERSLPDRVHVVGAGATAAAALARLDAAGVETSLGPVASDDAAAETARQLGVPAVEVEPFAPLSEAARARVARRIEAAGAVVLADVAVGAGNQLVLETLVDAPSPVVVETRPFAERNHAGERARDLYERCRRRAVEASPERVVDAVAEAANRPRPRRSSAAVESTDD, from the coding sequence GTGACGGGCGAAACTGACGCCGGTGACGATGCGCTCGGCGCCCGGATCGACGTCGAGGACGTCGTCGTCTCCTTCGGCGACGTTCCGGTCCTCGACGGGGTCTCGCTGGCGGTCGAACCCGGCGAGTTCGTCGGCCTGATCGGCCCGAACGGCGCGGGCAAGACGACCCTGCTCCGGACGCTCAGCGGCGCCGTCTCGCCGGCGGCGGGGCGCGTCGCCGTCGACGGGGTCGACCTCCACGACCGCTCCTCGCGGGCGTCGAGCAGGCTCGTGAGCGTCGTCCCGCAGGACACCACGCTCTCCTTTTCCTTCGACGTCCGATCGGTCGTCGAGATGGGCCGGTACCCCCACCGCTCGCGGTTCTCGGGGCCGACGCCGACGGACCGCGAACGGGTCGACCGCGCCCTCGAACGGACCGGGACGGTCGACCTCGCCGACCGGCCGATCGACGCGGTCAGCGGCGGCGAGCGCCAGCGGGTCCTCCTCGCCCGCGCGCTCGCTCAGGACGCGCCGATCATGCTGCTGGACGAACCGACCGCCAGTCTGGACGTCAACCACCAGGTCGAGACGCTCGAACTCGTCCGCGACCTCGTCGACGAGGGCCGGACGGTCGTCGCCGCCATCCACGACCTCGAACTCGCGGCGCGCTACTGCGACCGGCTGGTCGCCCTCGCCGACGGTGCGGTCCTGGACGCGGGGGCTCCCGCGTCGGTACTGACGAGCGAGACCCTCGCCGCGGCGTTCGACGCGACGGCCGCGGTCACGTCGAACCCCGTCACGGGGACGCCGACGGTGACCGCGCTCGCGGGCGGGGCGTCGGAGCGCTCGCTCCCCGACCGGGTCCACGTCGTCGGCGCCGGCGCGACCGCCGCGGCCGCGCTCGCGCGCCTCGACGCCGCGGGGGTCGAGACGAGCCTCGGCCCGGTCGCGAGCGACGACGCGGCCGCCGAGACCGCCCGGCAACTCGGCGTCCCCGCCGTCGAAGTCGAGCCGTTCGCCCCGCTGTCCGAGGCGGCCCGCGCCCGCGTCGCGCGGCGGATCGAGGCGGCCGGCGCCGTCGTCCTCGCCGACGTCGCGGTCGGCGCCGGCAACCAGCTCGTCCTCGAAACGCTCGTCGACGCGCCGTCGCCGGTCGTCGTCGAGACGCGCCCGTTCGCCGAGCGGAATCACGCGGGCGAGCGCGCGCGGGACCTGTACGAGCGGTGCCGCCGGCGGGCGGTCGAGGCGTCGCCGGAGCGCGTGGTCGACGCGGTCGCCGAGGCGGCAAACCGTCCGCGGCCGCGTCGGTCGTCGGCGGCGGTCGAGTCGACCGACGACTGA
- the btuC gene encoding vitamin B12 ABC transporter permease BtuC produces the protein MERPTRIASWSAGLAALLAAVVVASAALGPVRIAPVAVAKAILNAVVVPTGLTTGTASLGPASVPVPGFEYGSPFGFAVHEPHQIIVAEVRLPRIALAATVGFALATAGTVMQGFFRNPLADPSIIGVSSGAAAGAVAAIAFPALVPFSSLHLSAFVGAIAAAFLVYAIATEGGRTPVATLLLAGVAIQAFLGAAISYMLVHSGENLREAVLWTMGRLNNTSWGDVGFALPFTLVGALVLGAHVREMNVLLLGEEDAHHLGVEVERTKLLLLALASVVTAAGVAVAGVIGFVGLVVPHVMRLLVGPDHRILLPTSALAGASFLVAADTVARAGPAEVPVGIVTAALGAPFFLFLLTRREVHSL, from the coding sequence ATGGAGCGACCGACTCGAATCGCGTCGTGGTCGGCGGGCCTCGCGGCCCTGCTCGCGGCGGTCGTGGTCGCGAGCGCCGCGCTCGGCCCGGTGCGAATCGCCCCGGTCGCGGTCGCGAAGGCCATCCTCAACGCGGTGGTCGTCCCGACGGGGCTCACGACGGGGACGGCGTCGCTCGGTCCGGCGTCGGTCCCGGTGCCCGGCTTCGAGTACGGTTCCCCCTTCGGGTTCGCGGTCCACGAGCCCCACCAGATCATCGTCGCCGAGGTCCGCCTCCCGCGGATCGCGCTGGCGGCGACCGTCGGGTTCGCGCTCGCGACCGCGGGGACGGTCATGCAGGGGTTCTTCCGGAACCCGCTGGCGGACCCGTCGATCATCGGGGTCTCCTCGGGCGCCGCCGCGGGCGCGGTCGCCGCCATCGCCTTCCCCGCGCTCGTCCCGTTTTCGAGCCTCCACCTCTCGGCGTTCGTCGGCGCTATCGCCGCCGCCTTCCTCGTCTACGCCATCGCCACCGAGGGCGGCCGAACGCCGGTCGCGACGCTGTTGCTCGCGGGGGTCGCGATTCAGGCCTTTCTCGGGGCGGCGATCTCGTACATGCTCGTCCACAGCGGCGAGAACCTCCGGGAGGCCGTCCTCTGGACGATGGGCCGGCTGAACAACACGAGCTGGGGCGACGTCGGCTTCGCGCTGCCGTTTACCCTCGTCGGCGCGCTGGTCCTCGGCGCGCACGTCCGCGAGATGAACGTCCTCCTGCTCGGCGAGGAGGACGCCCACCACCTCGGCGTCGAGGTCGAGCGGACCAAACTCCTCTTGCTCGCGCTCGCGAGCGTCGTCACCGCCGCCGGCGTCGCCGTCGCGGGCGTCATCGGCTTCGTCGGCCTCGTCGTCCCGCACGTGATGCGCCTGCTGGTCGGTCCCGACCACCGCATCCTGCTGCCGACGAGCGCGCTCGCCGGGGCGTCGTTTCTCGTCGCGGCCGACACGGTCGCCCGGGCCGGCCCCGCCGAGGTGCCCGTCGGCATCGTGACGGCGGCACTCGGCGCGCCGTTTTTCCTCTTCTTGCTCACGCGACGGGAGGTGCACTCGCTGTGA
- a CDS encoding PGF-CTERM-anchored ABC transporter substrate-binding protein — MRRSLILTITTLAVLAAVAPAPAAASAATTNENGFATAAQADADCEYPIELTDATGERVPIEERPESVVALQPSNAQTVFAIGAEDRLDGAPHNPATADLDLGDRADVSDEYDVVAERVIDLEPDVVLAANVTPEDDVETLREAGLTVYHFRAAESLDDVREDVLVTGRLTGTCDGAAETVDWMDRRLAVVETAVEGEERPLAYYEMGEGYTAGEGTFQHEVLTTAGLENLAVEADIRGWGQLNEETIVDANPEWIVYPDRTDEPVVAEGVRATTAFQEGNAVAVDDNNMSQPTPNVVYALEEIVAAVHPEAYAEAEAELEAQAGSDVENGSTDESDGESDDATAGGDDGETGTEAASEDDTLPGFGAPVAVAALLAVLGALARRR, encoded by the coding sequence ATGCGACGTTCACTGATCCTGACGATCACGACGCTCGCGGTCCTGGCGGCGGTCGCACCGGCGCCCGCGGCAGCGAGCGCGGCGACGACGAACGAGAACGGATTCGCGACCGCCGCACAGGCCGACGCCGACTGCGAGTACCCGATCGAACTCACGGACGCCACCGGCGAACGGGTACCGATCGAGGAGCGACCGGAGTCGGTCGTCGCGCTACAACCCAGCAACGCCCAGACGGTCTTCGCCATCGGCGCCGAGGACCGCCTCGACGGCGCACCCCACAACCCCGCGACGGCCGACCTCGACCTCGGCGACCGCGCGGACGTCTCCGACGAGTACGACGTCGTCGCCGAGCGGGTCATCGACCTCGAGCCCGACGTGGTGCTCGCGGCGAACGTCACCCCCGAGGACGACGTCGAGACGCTGCGCGAGGCCGGCCTCACGGTCTACCACTTCCGCGCGGCCGAGTCGCTCGACGACGTGCGCGAGGACGTCCTCGTGACGGGGCGACTCACCGGCACCTGCGACGGCGCCGCGGAGACCGTCGACTGGATGGATCGCCGCCTCGCGGTCGTCGAGACCGCCGTCGAGGGCGAGGAGCGGCCGCTGGCTTACTACGAGATGGGCGAGGGCTACACCGCCGGCGAGGGCACGTTCCAGCACGAGGTGCTGACGACCGCGGGCCTCGAGAACCTGGCCGTCGAGGCCGACATCCGGGGCTGGGGACAGCTCAACGAGGAGACGATCGTCGACGCGAACCCCGAGTGGATCGTCTACCCCGACCGGACCGACGAGCCGGTCGTCGCCGAGGGCGTCCGGGCGACGACGGCCTTCCAGGAGGGCAACGCCGTCGCCGTCGACGACAACAACATGAGCCAGCCGACGCCGAACGTCGTCTACGCCCTCGAAGAGATCGTCGCCGCGGTCCACCCCGAGGCCTACGCGGAAGCCGAGGCCGAACTCGAAGCGCAGGCCGGGAGCGACGTCGAGAACGGCTCGACGGACGAGAGCGACGGCGAATCGGACGACGCGACCGCCGGCGGAGACGACGGCGAAACGGGGACGGAAGCCGCGAGCGAGGACGACACCCTCCCCGGCTTCGGCGCCCCCGTCGCGGTCGCGGCGCTGCTCGCGGTCCTCGGCGCGCTGGCGCGCCGTCGGTAG